One region of Aurantimonas sp. HBX-1 genomic DNA includes:
- a CDS encoding adenylate/guanylate cyclase domain-containing protein, translating into MALIQSNRVRPHPAAGDGVVADGPASVLGRRSSPGRLNPLLASGALASVIFAVDTLVRVEFAVAVLYVVVVLVVAASRNITFVCIAAIVCIVLTVTSWLLVHRWMLPDSATLRMSMSVAAIAVTTLLACRSITAAEDLIATQRQRANLARFFPPQLVNELADLNMPTLVRSQPAAVLFADMVGFTAFCADASADETMELLRDLHRILSDRVFANGGMIDKYLGDGLFAVFGVPHTGARDATNAVLSALEIVTRISEWNMRRAAAGKPPIRIVVGIHYGEVLQGEIGGVGRFELAVVGDTVNVASRVEAHCRELDVDLLVTASIVEALHSEGSMRLAAKLTDEGAHILRGRSEAVHLHGLRMFRAKTDVLP; encoded by the coding sequence ATGGCATTGATCCAATCTAATCGCGTGCGCCCTCATCCAGCGGCGGGCGACGGCGTTGTGGCCGATGGACCGGCTTCGGTTCTCGGCCGTAGGTCGTCACCCGGCAGGCTCAATCCGCTGCTCGCCAGCGGTGCATTGGCGTCAGTCATCTTCGCGGTAGACACGCTAGTTCGCGTCGAGTTTGCGGTAGCTGTTCTCTACGTTGTCGTGGTTTTGGTGGTCGCAGCCTCACGGAATATTACATTCGTATGTATTGCAGCCATTGTTTGCATAGTGCTCACCGTAACGAGCTGGCTCCTCGTTCACCGCTGGATGTTGCCGGATTCGGCAACATTGCGGATGTCCATGAGCGTTGCGGCTATAGCGGTCACGACGCTGCTGGCCTGCCGAAGCATCACAGCGGCCGAGGATCTGATCGCAACCCAGCGGCAGCGCGCAAACCTCGCCCGCTTCTTCCCGCCACAACTGGTCAATGAACTGGCCGACCTAAATATGCCGACTCTCGTCCGGAGCCAGCCGGCTGCGGTTCTCTTCGCTGACATGGTCGGGTTTACCGCCTTTTGTGCGGATGCGTCGGCGGACGAGACCATGGAACTGCTGCGAGATCTGCATCGAATCCTGAGCGACCGCGTCTTTGCTAATGGCGGCATGATCGACAAATACCTTGGCGACGGCCTGTTCGCCGTCTTTGGTGTGCCGCACACGGGCGCGCGTGATGCCACCAACGCCGTGCTGTCGGCGCTCGAGATCGTCACGAGGATTAGCGAGTGGAACATGCGACGCGCCGCCGCCGGAAAGCCCCCAATACGTATCGTGGTGGGAATCCACTACGGGGAGGTCTTGCAAGGGGAGATTGGCGGCGTGGGAAGGTTCGAGCTTGCCGTCGTCGGGGATACCGTCAACGTCGCCAGCCGGGTCGAGGCCCATTGCCGGGAACTTGATGTTGATCTGCTTGTGACCGCCTCGATTGTTGAGGCGCTTCATTCCGAAGGCAGCATGAGATTGGCCGCAAAGCTGACGGACGAGGGTGCCCATATTCTGCGCGGCCGATCGGAAGCGGTGCACCTCCATGGCTTGCGGATGTTCAGAGCGAAGACCGACGTCCTTCCGTAA
- a CDS encoding aspartate/glutamate racemase family protein, producing MSQKVIGLIGGMSWESSTEYYRIINQTVRARLGGLRSARCLMWSFDFGEIEALQHAGRWDDAAAEMVAAAQRLERGGADFVVICTNTMHRMADQVEAAIKLPLLHIADPTAERIKAAGFGKVGLLGTAFTMEQDFYRGRLADRHGLAVLVPEDDDRALVHRVIYEELVQGRVEPSSRQAYRGVIARLVERGAEAVILGCTEIMLLVGPEDSAVPLFDTTAIHAEAAVDLALAETAPG from the coding sequence GTGTCGCAGAAAGTCATCGGCCTCATCGGCGGGATGAGCTGGGAAAGTTCGACCGAGTACTACCGTATCATCAACCAGACCGTGCGCGCTCGACTGGGCGGCCTGCGTTCGGCGCGCTGCCTCATGTGGTCGTTCGACTTCGGCGAGATCGAAGCGTTGCAGCACGCCGGGCGTTGGGACGACGCCGCCGCCGAGATGGTCGCCGCGGCGCAACGTCTGGAGCGCGGCGGCGCGGACTTCGTGGTGATCTGCACCAACACGATGCACCGCATGGCCGACCAGGTGGAGGCGGCCATCAAACTGCCGCTGCTGCACATCGCCGACCCGACGGCGGAGCGGATCAAGGCGGCCGGCTTCGGAAAGGTCGGCCTGCTGGGAACCGCCTTCACCATGGAACAGGACTTCTACAGGGGACGGCTCGCCGACCGGCACGGGCTGGCGGTGCTGGTCCCGGAGGACGACGACCGGGCGCTGGTGCACCGGGTGATCTACGAGGAACTGGTGCAGGGTCGGGTCGAGCCGTCCTCGCGCCAGGCCTATCGCGGGGTGATCGCCCGCCTGGTGGAGCGCGGGGCAGAGGCGGTGATCCTGGGCTGCACGGAGATCATGCTGCTGGTCGGCCCGGAGGACAGCGCCGTGCCGCTGTTCGACACGACGGCCATCCACGCCGAGGCTGCCGTGGACTTGGCCCTCGCGGAGACGGCGCCGGGTTAG
- a CDS encoding molybdopterin-binding protein, with product MTDLLTRRRFLVGGTLGAGVLALGGCDALEQNEDVDAVLRSAEKLTMGAQRLLLGQETLAREFSAADISPTFRVNGTQSPDSEEYAALHENGFADWRLKVDGLVNRPMEFSLADLRKLPSRTQITRHDCVEGWSAIGQWTGTPLGLILQAAEMKPDARFVVFHCADELEKTLDGSGVYYESIDLVDAFHPQTILAYAMNGQDLTVGHGAPLRLRVERQLGYKHAKYVMRIEIVDSFSGLWGGRGGFWEDRGYQWYAGI from the coding sequence ATGACCGATCTTCTGACACGCCGTCGCTTTCTCGTCGGCGGTACGCTCGGCGCGGGCGTGCTCGCGCTCGGCGGCTGCGACGCCCTGGAGCAGAACGAAGACGTCGACGCAGTGCTGCGATCGGCCGAGAAGCTGACGATGGGGGCGCAGCGCCTGCTGCTCGGCCAGGAGACCCTGGCGCGGGAGTTTTCGGCGGCGGACATCTCGCCGACGTTCCGGGTCAACGGCACGCAAAGCCCCGACAGCGAGGAATATGCCGCGCTCCACGAGAACGGATTTGCCGACTGGCGATTGAAGGTCGACGGCCTGGTGAACCGGCCGATGGAATTCTCGCTGGCCGACCTGAGGAAGCTCCCGTCCCGCACCCAGATCACCCGCCACGACTGCGTCGAGGGCTGGAGCGCGATCGGCCAGTGGACCGGCACCCCACTCGGCCTCATCCTGCAAGCCGCGGAGATGAAACCGGATGCCCGCTTCGTGGTCTTCCACTGCGCCGACGAACTGGAAAAGACGCTCGACGGCAGCGGCGTCTACTACGAGAGCATCGACCTGGTCGACGCGTTCCATCCCCAGACGATTCTCGCCTACGCGATGAACGGCCAGGACCTCACGGTCGGGCACGGCGCCCCGCTGCGGCTGCGGGTGGAGAGGCAGCTTGGCTACAAGCATGCCAAATACGTCATGCGTATCGAGATCGTCGACAGCTTCAGCGGCCTGTGGGGCGGCCGGGGCGGCTTCTGGGAAGACCGCGGCTACCAATGGTATGCGGGGATCTGA
- a CDS encoding cytochrome b/b6 domain-containing protein, producing the protein MTTDTPHSQTAPRARTVLTRRHTVVTRLTHWLNVLCLSFLLLSGLQIFNAYPRLHWGQYGADADPAFVTIGARERNGEPEGFVEIGDVSLPTTGVLGLSRLDGELTPRAFPGWLTIPSYQDLAAGRRWHFFFAWAFLINGLVYLAYGLLSRHFRRDLAPDRHELAPRHLWREIVNHARLRFPSGDDARHYNALQKLSYIAVIAVLLPLMLLTGLTMSPGMDAAFPFLLDIFGGRQSARTLHFITASLLVLFVIVHVAMVILSGPWNNMRSMITGRYAIRKEGHDA; encoded by the coding sequence ATGACTACGGATACGCCACATTCCCAGACGGCGCCGCGCGCAAGAACCGTGCTCACCCGGCGCCACACCGTCGTCACGCGGCTGACGCACTGGCTGAACGTTCTGTGCCTCAGCTTCCTGCTCCTGAGCGGGCTTCAGATCTTCAACGCCTATCCGCGGCTTCACTGGGGCCAGTACGGCGCCGACGCCGATCCGGCCTTCGTCACGATCGGCGCGCGCGAACGGAACGGCGAGCCGGAGGGCTTCGTGGAGATCGGCGATGTCTCGCTGCCCACGACGGGGGTCCTCGGCCTCTCGAGGCTGGACGGCGAATTGACCCCGCGGGCGTTCCCGGGGTGGCTGACGATTCCGTCCTACCAGGACCTCGCCGCCGGCCGGCGCTGGCACTTCTTCTTCGCCTGGGCCTTCCTCATCAACGGCCTCGTCTATCTCGCCTACGGGCTTTTGAGCCGGCATTTCCGCCGTGACCTGGCGCCGGATCGCCACGAACTCGCGCCGCGCCATCTCTGGCGGGAAATCGTCAACCATGCCCGCCTGCGCTTCCCGTCGGGCGACGATGCCCGGCACTACAACGCGCTGCAGAAGCTCTCCTACATCGCCGTCATCGCCGTATTGCTGCCGCTGATGCTCCTGACGGGCCTGACCATGTCGCCCGGCATGGACGCCGCCTTCCCGTTCCTTCTCGACATCTTCGGCGGGCGCCAGTCGGCGCGGACGCTTCACTTCATCACCGCATCGCTGCTCGTCCTCTTCGTCATCGTCCATGTCGCCATGGTCATCCTCTCGGGTCCCTGGAACAACATGCGTTCGATGATCACGGGCCGCTATGCCATCCGCAAGGAAGGACACGACGCATGA
- a CDS encoding alpha/beta hydrolase has protein sequence MKIISKQQDVLFSGSEVWLVQPEHVDDVFRIVVTPARVSSGSERFGVVIATDAELSAGSLLSTVRSCSIGFDLPPLFTVSIGYPLDAKPPFVLRRNRDLTPTTWPAFEAATPALTGLSERMPTGGSEPFLAFLEDELIPALADALPIDSDDVTLTGQSFGGLFVLDALLRRPDRFRRYLAVSPSLWWDDGALLHSAERAVATKPAPGARVYMCVGELENKARFGAQVARLPDQMKQLLPSAMTSLDVPGDMFAMEQLLRRWVGGSFSVEAHVYPEESHESIMGAALSRGLRRLYLTV, from the coding sequence GTGAAGATTATCTCCAAGCAGCAAGACGTGCTCTTCTCCGGCAGTGAAGTATGGCTGGTGCAGCCAGAGCATGTAGACGACGTGTTTCGCATCGTCGTCACGCCTGCCCGGGTCTCGTCCGGGTCGGAGCGCTTCGGGGTGGTGATCGCGACTGACGCCGAACTGAGCGCTGGCTCCTTGCTCAGTACGGTCCGAAGCTGCTCGATCGGCTTCGACCTGCCACCACTCTTCACGGTCAGTATCGGCTATCCCCTCGATGCAAAGCCGCCATTTGTTCTGAGGCGCAATCGAGATCTCACGCCGACGACCTGGCCTGCCTTCGAAGCGGCCACGCCGGCCCTTACAGGGCTGAGCGAGAGGATGCCGACGGGCGGAAGCGAGCCGTTTCTTGCTTTTCTCGAAGACGAACTGATTCCCGCGCTGGCCGATGCGCTTCCCATCGATTCCGACGATGTCACCCTGACAGGCCAATCCTTCGGAGGTCTGTTCGTCCTCGACGCGCTTCTGCGCCGTCCGGACAGGTTTCGTCGCTATCTGGCCGTCAGTCCGTCGCTTTGGTGGGACGACGGCGCGTTGCTTCACTCGGCCGAACGGGCCGTGGCCACGAAGCCTGCACCCGGCGCGCGCGTTTATATGTGTGTGGGGGAACTCGAGAACAAAGCGCGCTTCGGTGCGCAGGTTGCGAGACTGCCAGATCAAATGAAGCAGTTGCTACCTTCCGCCATGACAAGCCTCGACGTGCCCGGCGATATGTTCGCCATGGAACAACTGCTGCGTCGGTGGGTCGGGGGCAGCTTCTCCGTCGAAGCACATGTCTATCCGGAAGAAAGCCACGAATCGATCATGGGCGCGGCGCTGAGCCGGGGCCTGCGAAGACTTTACCTCACGGTGTAA
- a CDS encoding oxidoreductase, translating into MANADRKTFLITGVSSGLGRAFAAGALAAGHSVVGTVRRQTDAGDFAALAPERAHPILLDVTDFDAVPAAVAEAERMAGPVEVLVNNAGYGQEGALEESSMDDLQRQFAANVFGPVAMMKAVLPGMRERRRGHIVNVTSMGGFITLPGITFYCGSKFALEGISEALGKEVAGFGIRVTALAPGQFRTEWAGRSMDRAARSIPDYDAVIDPIRAARQAKSGSQPGDPARAAQALLALIDAPEPPVRLFLGDDALLLVEQKLESMKAEMAAWDALSRSTSFTSPEPMPATALG; encoded by the coding sequence ATGGCAAATGCCGATCGCAAAACCTTTCTGATCACCGGCGTCAGTTCTGGCCTCGGGCGCGCCTTCGCAGCGGGGGCACTGGCGGCAGGCCACAGCGTTGTCGGCACGGTGCGGCGGCAAACCGACGCCGGGGATTTCGCTGCCCTGGCGCCGGAGCGCGCCCACCCGATTCTGCTGGACGTCACCGATTTCGACGCCGTTCCTGCGGCCGTTGCCGAGGCCGAGCGAATGGCCGGTCCGGTCGAGGTGCTGGTGAACAATGCCGGCTATGGCCAAGAGGGCGCGCTGGAGGAGTCCTCCATGGACGACCTTCAGCGACAGTTCGCGGCCAACGTCTTCGGCCCGGTGGCGATGATGAAGGCGGTGTTGCCCGGAATGCGCGAGCGGCGCCGCGGCCACATCGTCAACGTCACGTCCATGGGCGGCTTCATCACGCTGCCCGGCATTACCTTTTATTGCGGCAGCAAGTTCGCTCTGGAAGGTATATCCGAAGCCCTCGGCAAGGAGGTGGCGGGCTTCGGGATCCGCGTGACGGCCCTTGCTCCGGGCCAGTTCCGAACCGAATGGGCTGGACGTTCCATGGATCGTGCTGCCCGCAGCATCCCGGACTACGACGCGGTCATCGATCCGATCCGCGCCGCCCGGCAGGCAAAGAGCGGAAGTCAACCGGGCGATCCGGCCAGGGCCGCCCAGGCGCTGCTTGCGTTGATCGATGCTCCGGAGCCGCCGGTTCGGCTGTTCCTCGGGGATGATGCCTTGCTTCTGGTCGAGCAGAAGCTGGAGAGCATGAAGGCTGAAATGGCCGCCTGGGATGCGCTCTCGCGCTCCACGAGCTTCACTTCTCCCGAGCCAATGCCGGCGACCGCCCTCGGATAG
- a CDS encoding TetR/AcrR family transcriptional regulator: MTRDKTRPTAPNVRGEPLRQNVLDAAERLLHEGKANFSMRDLAAEAGVSFATPFNQFGNKAALMHALAARRIETVVERFAERQPPPLAADRVLLAIDIAIAGILEKPEVNRVVMGWIGTSGPAPGNILAQSKALWVMALGDGDGLPEAYRERTLRFLPGQLAFGFRGVLSFWTAGELPDDALAMQAREVAETLLRGLTNPGADCHP; this comes from the coding sequence ATGACCCGTGACAAGACCCGTCCAACCGCTCCCAATGTCAGAGGCGAACCGCTGCGCCAGAACGTGCTCGATGCCGCGGAACGGCTGCTCCACGAGGGCAAGGCCAACTTCTCGATGCGCGACCTGGCGGCCGAGGCCGGCGTCAGCTTCGCGACGCCGTTTAATCAGTTCGGCAACAAGGCCGCGCTCATGCACGCACTCGCAGCCCGGCGGATCGAGACGGTGGTGGAGCGTTTTGCCGAGCGGCAGCCGCCGCCGCTGGCGGCCGACCGCGTGTTGCTGGCCATCGACATTGCCATCGCCGGCATCCTCGAGAAGCCGGAGGTCAACCGCGTGGTGATGGGGTGGATAGGGACCTCCGGGCCCGCCCCCGGAAACATTCTCGCGCAGTCGAAAGCCTTGTGGGTAATGGCGCTGGGCGACGGGGACGGTCTACCCGAAGCCTACAGAGAGCGGACGTTGCGGTTCCTGCCGGGGCAACTCGCGTTCGGCTTCCGAGGCGTGCTGTCCTTCTGGACGGCTGGCGAATTGCCGGACGACGCGCTCGCCATGCAGGCACGAGAGGTTGCCGAGACCTTGCTGCGGGGCCTCACAAACCCCGGCGCCGACTGTCACCCGTGA
- a CDS encoding alpha/beta fold hydrolase, whose amino-acid sequence MEIDRRTVMVTLAAALAAPLVPGVALGAQSRPGKARNVVLVHGLFVDGSSWADVIGRLQGRGLNVTSVQNPLTTLPEAVDACRRVLARQEGPTVLVGHSFSGMIVTEAGSAPNVSALVYVAARAPDAGEDYTMLARRFPAAPAAAGIVFDGDEGRLTEEAFLHDFAPDLPPEKARVLYAAQWPFRKELTLGKVSQAAWRSKPSFYAVSAEDRVIDPGLQRFMAKRMGASTVELASSHVSPISHPDEVAKLILRAAGYDA is encoded by the coding sequence ATGGAAATCGATCGCCGAACCGTGATGGTCACGCTCGCGGCAGCGTTGGCAGCTCCTCTCGTGCCCGGGGTCGCACTCGGGGCGCAATCTCGCCCCGGAAAGGCTCGCAACGTCGTCCTCGTCCACGGACTGTTCGTTGACGGCTCATCCTGGGCCGACGTGATCGGCCGCTTGCAAGGCCGCGGACTCAACGTGACCTCGGTCCAGAACCCGCTCACGACGCTACCCGAGGCGGTGGATGCGTGTCGCCGAGTCCTCGCCCGCCAGGAGGGGCCGACCGTCCTCGTCGGACACTCGTTCTCGGGCATGATCGTCACCGAGGCAGGGAGCGCGCCGAACGTCTCCGCGCTGGTCTACGTGGCGGCCCGGGCGCCGGATGCCGGCGAGGACTACACCATGCTTGCCAGGCGGTTTCCTGCGGCGCCCGCAGCGGCGGGCATCGTGTTTGACGGCGACGAGGGGCGACTGACCGAGGAAGCCTTTCTGCATGATTTCGCACCCGACCTGCCGCCGGAGAAGGCCAGGGTGCTTTACGCGGCGCAGTGGCCCTTTCGCAAAGAGTTGACGTTGGGTAAAGTCAGTCAGGCCGCGTGGCGGTCCAAGCCCTCCTTCTATGCAGTGTCAGCCGAGGACCGGGTCATCGATCCCGGGCTGCAACGCTTCATGGCGAAGCGGATGGGCGCTTCGACGGTCGAGTTGGCATCAAGCCACGTTTCGCCGATTTCCCATCCCGACGAGGTGGCGAAGTTGATCCTGCGAGCGGCAGGATACGATGCCTGA
- a CDS encoding EthD family reductase, producing the protein MAHATLIVTCSGGTYFDRDHYVDVHLPLALACWQRHGLESAAAFFPRDADAEDVSVGIYRFRDEAAVHAALASAETEAVMADVPRFTDATVSRSIGTPL; encoded by the coding sequence ATGGCACACGCAACACTGATCGTGACATGCAGCGGCGGCACTTATTTCGATCGCGACCACTATGTCGACGTTCATCTACCGCTGGCGCTCGCGTGCTGGCAGCGGCACGGACTGGAAAGCGCTGCCGCCTTCTTTCCCCGCGACGCGGATGCAGAGGATGTCTCCGTGGGGATCTACAGGTTTCGCGATGAGGCCGCGGTCCATGCCGCGCTCGCATCCGCGGAAACCGAGGCGGTGATGGCGGATGTCCCCCGCTTCACCGACGCCACGGTGTCGCGCAGCATCGGTACCCCGCTCTGA
- a CDS encoding LysR family transcriptional regulator produces MDWSDVRIFLAVARTGSLGAAARALRLSHPTIGRRVRALEEATGQTLFQRTADGFILTEEGNAILALAEQMEESALAMERRLAGQEQNLQGSLRISSADWFGAYVLPPILADYTRAYPNVDIEVLTGTRLFSLAHREADIAFRIVPFNNADVVQRKLVHLDYGVYVALGAADPIYRDGAGFRLITHDTSTGQFPDIDWLMEAFPNAQPLMRSNNRNVQGHMSKQGIGIAVLPQVVGDQIIGLRRLELPEKPPGRDIWMGYHRDLKHLQRLRAFITTVTDHISRMQA; encoded by the coding sequence ATGGATTGGAGCGATGTCCGCATTTTCCTCGCCGTGGCGCGGACGGGATCACTGGGGGCCGCTGCCCGGGCGCTGCGGTTGAGCCATCCGACGATCGGCAGGCGCGTACGCGCCCTGGAAGAGGCGACCGGCCAGACCTTGTTCCAACGAACCGCCGATGGCTTCATTCTGACGGAGGAGGGGAATGCTATTCTAGCGCTCGCCGAGCAGATGGAGGAAAGCGCGCTGGCCATGGAGAGGCGGCTGGCGGGGCAGGAACAGAACCTGCAGGGGAGCCTGCGCATCTCCTCCGCTGATTGGTTTGGGGCCTACGTCCTGCCTCCGATCCTCGCCGACTATACCCGAGCCTATCCGAACGTAGACATCGAAGTTCTGACGGGAACCCGTCTGTTCAGCCTGGCGCACCGCGAGGCCGACATCGCCTTCCGGATCGTGCCCTTCAACAATGCGGACGTCGTGCAGCGAAAGCTCGTCCACCTCGACTATGGCGTGTACGTCGCTTTGGGCGCCGCGGACCCGATCTACCGGGATGGAGCTGGGTTTCGCCTCATCACCCACGACACCTCGACCGGGCAGTTCCCCGACATCGACTGGCTCATGGAAGCCTTCCCGAACGCCCAGCCGCTGATGCGGTCGAACAATCGCAACGTGCAAGGGCATATGTCCAAGCAAGGCATCGGCATTGCCGTCCTGCCGCAGGTCGTCGGCGATCAGATCATCGGCCTGCGCCGACTTGAACTGCCCGAGAAGCCGCCGGGCCGCGATATCTGGATGGGCTACCATCGGGATCTGAAGCACCTCCAGCGCTTGCGAGCCTTCATCACGACCGTGACGGATCACATCTCTCGTATGCAAGCCTGA
- a CDS encoding NAD(P)-dependent oxidoreductase, whose amino-acid sequence MHIGFIGLGSMGRALARNLIKAGHDVSAWNRSALEPEAAHGITIVDGPEEAFQAEVVFTMLSDDAAIRGVVLEGALLDGARAGLIHVVTSTISIAFAEELAARHDEAGIGFVSAPVLGRPDVAARGELNVLVGGKADAVAAVEPLLAVLGRKVWQLGEIPAQANAAKIAANMMIAMAIEAMAEGVVLTESVGLGRARFFEMILGTLFAGRAYESYSAQITEGAFQPGFKARLGLKDLRLATEAGSATGRSLPMLDAVRERLSEAVSAGLGERDWSVMADVTMSGGDPSPIPAATKEKHP is encoded by the coding sequence ATGCACATTGGTTTCATCGGGCTAGGCAGCATGGGAAGGGCCTTGGCCCGCAACCTCATCAAGGCCGGCCACGATGTCAGCGCGTGGAACCGCTCGGCGTTGGAGCCGGAGGCAGCACATGGGATTACGATCGTCGACGGGCCCGAAGAAGCCTTTCAGGCGGAAGTGGTCTTCACGATGCTGTCGGACGACGCTGCGATCCGGGGGGTGGTGCTCGAGGGCGCGCTCCTCGATGGCGCACGCGCCGGGCTGATCCATGTGGTCACCTCCACCATCTCTATCGCCTTCGCAGAAGAGCTCGCGGCGCGGCATGACGAGGCCGGCATCGGCTTCGTGTCGGCGCCGGTCCTGGGGCGACCGGATGTCGCCGCCAGGGGTGAGCTGAACGTGCTGGTCGGCGGCAAGGCGGACGCCGTCGCAGCCGTCGAACCGTTGCTCGCCGTGCTCGGCAGGAAGGTCTGGCAGCTCGGCGAGATCCCGGCTCAGGCAAATGCGGCCAAAATCGCGGCCAACATGATGATCGCCATGGCGATCGAGGCCATGGCGGAAGGCGTCGTACTGACCGAGAGCGTCGGCCTTGGACGCGCGCGATTCTTCGAGATGATCCTGGGGACGCTCTTCGCCGGGCGCGCCTATGAAAGCTATAGCGCGCAGATCACCGAAGGGGCGTTCCAGCCAGGCTTCAAGGCCAGGCTCGGGCTCAAGGACCTGCGACTGGCGACCGAGGCAGGCAGCGCGACGGGACGCAGCCTGCCGATGCTCGACGCGGTGCGGGAGCGATTGAGCGAGGCCGTCTCGGCTGGGCTCGGCGAGCGGGACTGGTCGGTCATGGCCGACGTCACAATGAGCGGCGGCGACCCTTCGCCGATACCCGCGGCCACAAAGGAGAAGCACCCATGA
- a CDS encoding oxidoreductase, with the protein MKTWLITGCSSGFGQRLAIAAADRGDQVVATARDPRSIEDMAAAYGGRMIALPLDVTDAASAASAVAGAEAAFGGLDILVNNAGYGLYGAVEEGAPDEYRPMFDVNVFGLIETTKAALPALRSRGGTIVNFSSGAGIAGGGGSGYYNAAKFAVEGVSEALADELQPFGIRVIIVEPGPFRTEFLGRSITMAARQMPEYAASSGKRRRYRETNDGSQAGDPDKAVAVILQAVDADEPPLHLPLGPVAYAIAERKLAAFKADMDAWRDIAIDTDFDPA; encoded by the coding sequence ATGAAGACCTGGCTCATCACCGGCTGTTCGAGCGGCTTCGGCCAGCGCCTGGCGATCGCCGCCGCGGATCGTGGCGACCAGGTCGTCGCGACGGCACGCGATCCCCGGTCCATCGAGGACATGGCCGCAGCCTATGGCGGCCGCATGATCGCGCTGCCGCTGGACGTGACCGATGCCGCGTCTGCGGCTTCGGCCGTCGCAGGCGCCGAGGCGGCGTTCGGCGGGTTGGACATCCTCGTCAACAACGCCGGCTATGGCCTGTATGGCGCGGTCGAGGAAGGGGCGCCCGACGAGTATCGCCCGATGTTCGACGTGAACGTTTTCGGCCTGATCGAAACGACAAAGGCGGCCCTCCCCGCTCTGCGAAGCCGCGGCGGGACGATCGTCAATTTCTCGTCCGGTGCGGGCATCGCCGGCGGCGGTGGCAGCGGCTATTATAACGCCGCGAAATTCGCGGTCGAAGGCGTGTCGGAAGCCCTTGCGGACGAGCTCCAGCCGTTCGGCATCCGCGTGATCATCGTCGAACCCGGCCCTTTCCGCACCGAATTCCTCGGCCGGTCGATCACCATGGCGGCGAGGCAGATGCCCGAATATGCCGCGAGCTCCGGCAAGCGGCGACGCTACCGCGAAACCAACGACGGCAGCCAGGCCGGCGATCCCGACAAGGCGGTCGCCGTGATCCTGCAAGCGGTCGACGCTGATGAGCCGCCGCTGCATCTGCCGCTCGGCCCCGTGGCTTACGCGATCGCCGAACGAAAGCTTGCGGCGTTCAAGGCAGACATGGACGCGTGGCGCGATATCGCGATCGACACGGATTTTGATCCGGCATGA
- a CDS encoding alpha/beta fold hydrolase: MIAALNGFTQQMIAANGVKINAVTGGEGPPIVLIHGFPQTWWEWHHVMPLLAARFSVVAVDLRGAGFSECPLDGYDKATLAHDVHAVMNALGHQRYAVCGHDIGGMVALALAATHRDAVSHLAILDVPLPGWSEWEVTVARLWHFAFHMNRDLPERLIYGREYDYVSAFIAERIYDHNSYDPADIDIYARALALPGRTRGGMEWYRSLDADHAAALEYKKQPLDMPVLALGGDQRFGSRMVPMLEEFATNVTGGAIERCSHYVPDERPNEVASALIGFLSAR, from the coding sequence ATGATCGCGGCTTTGAACGGATTCACCCAGCAGATGATCGCGGCGAACGGCGTCAAGATCAACGCTGTCACCGGCGGTGAGGGCCCGCCGATCGTTCTGATCCATGGCTTCCCCCAGACTTGGTGGGAGTGGCACCATGTCATGCCGTTGCTGGCCGCGCGGTTCAGCGTGGTCGCCGTGGACCTTCGCGGTGCGGGCTTTTCGGAATGCCCGCTGGATGGTTACGACAAGGCGACGCTGGCGCATGACGTTCATGCGGTCATGAACGCGCTGGGGCATCAGCGCTACGCGGTATGCGGGCATGACATCGGCGGTATGGTCGCACTGGCGCTGGCGGCAACGCACCGGGACGCGGTTTCCCATTTGGCGATACTCGACGTGCCGCTTCCGGGGTGGAGCGAATGGGAAGTGACCGTCGCCAGGCTGTGGCACTTCGCGTTCCATATGAATCGGGACCTGCCGGAGCGTCTGATCTACGGCCGCGAGTATGATTATGTATCTGCATTCATCGCGGAGCGGATCTACGACCATAACAGCTATGATCCGGCCGACATCGACATCTATGCCAGGGCTCTGGCCCTTCCCGGGCGCACACGCGGCGGCATGGAATGGTATCGCAGCCTCGATGCCGATCATGCGGCCGCGCTCGAATATAAGAAGCAACCACTCGATATGCCGGTTCTGGCGCTGGGCGGCGACCAGCGGTTCGGCTCACGCATGGTACCGATGCTCGAGGAGTTCGCGACCAACGTGACCGGCGGCGCGATAGAACGGTGCAGCCACTATGTCCCGGACGAGCGACCGAACGAGGTCGCCTCCGCCCTGATCGGGTTTCTTTCCGCCCGTTGA